The nucleotide sequence TGTTAAGATAAATATAGACAATAATCTCTATGTAAGACTCTTTGGATTGTCTGCCAAATGACAATGCAACTGGCAAGAGGAAAATACAATGAGGCATTAAGAACCTGTTAAAAGAGGAAAGAGTACTGACACTCCCCCATCAAGTAAAGCCCAGCTCCTTGTTATTCAAGTCACTTCCTCAGCTTTTTGCCAGACAGTGATTCATCTCTCAACGAATACCGAACATAAAAATTACAAGGAATGACTTTTGGAAGTGCACACAGTGGCTCATTCATCAAAGCGTGCtcaaatgtatttttaatgtAAGACGCCTGCCGTTTAATCTCGGCGGACGGGGTCCTTCAGGAGAAGAGGAAGCCACTCTGCCCTTTTTTACACAGGCATCTCCACGGGTAGATGGAGATGTGTTCCGACAGCTCCCCTTGCTCCCCAGGGTCAGCCCAAGGTCAAAGCCGCAGATTTGGTGCATCAATGCTACATCATTCCCTGATAGCATCAAAGCTAGCAATGGACCAGGCGCTCAATCTCCAGGGATGCCCCTCTCTTCTCACCacccctgccccccaccccaacacagcCCCACACATACATCCATCATGCTGCTGTCAGCTCCAGCTCACAGATCTATAGGTCTGCATTAGCACATCTGTCCACTGTCTGCCACGGTCGTTTCTGATCATCAACAGATAGAgagcagagggggggggggatctcatccaatatggccgcagaTCACTGGTACCAAAACGGATACGCGGTTTTAGTGTCAAACAATGATGCCGTTTAAGAACCAGCAAACGTCTGATTATTTACGGGGCCTGGAGTCCTGATCTGACAGACCCGATTCTAGTTGGAAAGTACAAAGCCATCTGGGTCCTCAAGCCCCGCATGTGCACTCAAACCCATCCTCCATCTGTGCACACTGACACTTTTTAATTGAGGCTCAGAAACGGGTTGGGATTTCCTTACCTGCCAGAATATGCTGTCTATTGTGTGTCCCAGGAAGCTCTCTCGTGTCTCTGACGACAGAAGCTTGGGGCCCAGGATTGTCATGAACTCATCAAAATCCACCTGGCCGTCACCTGGAGAATAGAAGGATCCAATTCGTGTCAGAACAGTGAAAaataacagaacagaacagaacagaatccCAGTGAGGTTCTCCAGCCCATTACTGAACACATAAGGAAATCATTCATGGAGTTCATAAATTAAACACAGCGCACGAACATGATTGCATTTCACAGACATGAGATGAGTAGCAAGAAACAAGTCGTTCAGTAGAAATCTATCAAAAAGAGTAATCAATAAAACTCGAACATGTAACAAATTTATGGCAAAGGAATACTTCCCACCACAGCATTGACATATTGACTACCAGAGCCTGATTTACACTGATGCATGTTTTGAGTATTTGAAGTATGTCAAATGCAGAAACACAATGTCGTACCATGTGGGCTGAATGGCTTCTTGAATTACGACCTCTTGTTTGTGACCGCGGTCCACACACGGACACCCAAATTAATTCAGCTCTGGCTGAAAAGAACACCAGTGTCCCTTTTCTCCCTGCTTTAGCAAGCAGGATTTTGTATGTCGTCTCGTAACAGACAGCGACCTTGTCGAGATAGTGCTGTCAAAGCAGGATGACTTAATTCACCTTCATGGCTCTCTCCTGGACGCAcgcctccacacaaacacacctcctccaccaaaaacacacacacacacacagacacacaaccccACCCCTCAGATGCAGAGGTTTGTTTGGCACGACTCGTGGCATTGATTGGATTGGGCGCTGTGTATGCAGTGCGGCAGGCCACAGGCAGGTGACGAGTACAGGCTGGGCTGCCCGGGAGGTCCTGATGGATGTCCGGTCAGGCAGAGGGTCTCGGGGGGGGGGAAAGGACTGCTGCAGACACCATACTCTGAGTCAGGACTAACAGACCCACACAGTAACTGCACAAGCCATTATGAGAGTTGACAGAACAAGAATCAAACAGACTGCTGATTTCGGATGAAAATGCAGTGTTCTTTACTgcataatatatttatttagtgTCATAACAgacatttatatcaatgtagTGTTCAGAGCAGCAAAATACTGGTAAAGATCAAATTCTACATCACATAACTACAGAATAAAGATATCCAATGACAAACTACACTGGTCAATCTATATCTGCAGGAATTCAGCTGATCAGTCATCTTCGCAATGACACTTATaagaaaattaaataaaaaacaagttTGAGGGACATGGGCAACATCAATCCTGTCTTACCCCTGACAGAcgaaaaaaacacttttactTCCAACATCTTTCTCAAAACAgcattaaaggataattccggtgtgattttgacctaaagtgtgttgaaacatgataccgagtgtgaacgtatgtctcatagctcacctcggcttgtctgaaaatctggcgctagttagccaatgctaccaacaatGTTTcgtttaaaacgagacattggcGACATTAAAAAGTAGAATCACAGTATGCCTGACAGAATCTAAAGCAACCAGAAGCCAAGACAGTCAGTGCCAGCAGTACAGACACAAAAGAAGATATTCAAACACCTTTCCATAGAGACTACAGAACAAAAAACTTTAGTATGCCAAAATATTAATGTGAACTGCAACATCAGCAGACAGCCAAGATGATCTATTCCCatcacaataaaaacaaatgttttgacAAATagctttatttatgtaacgcATCTCAAAGACAAGTTTCATTTGGCAGGTACATCTTAGACCATCTTCAGGTTTTGTTGGCACTCTAAACCAgacgaaataaataaatcaaaggagtttaaaagaaaataaagaaaactaaAATCAATTTAGACAATCAGTTCTGATCAGAATTTGTCTCGATTTAAAAGACTATTCTGCCTTGTTGTGATGTATTTTGTGCTTAGAGCAACATATTGAATGATGGCCTGTCTGACTGATGCAACTGGAGAAGAGATGCGTAAATTCTTTCCATCTTGAAGCACGGAAGACTGGGCATCAGTTCTAGTTCAGAGTATGTTGCCAAGTCTTAAATggacttttctctttctcattacAGGGCCACTATAAGTGTGTATTAAATCTGTGAGTGCTTAGGTGTAAGTGTCTGGGACAGGTGTATTCATGTGGATGTATCGGTGTGATTAGGAAACACTGTTTGTGTTAGGGTGTGACTGGGGCATGATGGGGCtatgtgtgactgagtgagcGGGTGCAGGAGGAAAGGTGCGGAAGGAAAGGTGCGGGAGGACAACTCACCGTCCATGTCTAGTCTCTGCATGATGATGGCGAGTTCTACTTCACTAGGCATATAACCCAGTGAGCGCATGGCCATGCCCAGCTCCTGCTTGGAGATGAAGCCGTTCCCATCGCGATCCAGCACTTTAAAAGCCTCTCGGATCTCTgccaagagaagagaagagaagagaagagaagagaagagaagagaagacaggcGTATAACTTTGGCGTCCCGGGTTTTTCATTCCACCTGCTTCACTACACACGGAGTAAAGGTTGTACTTTCAGACGAATCACTTTACTCCACCAAGAAACATTACCTCTATTTAACAATATCAGCACctcactttttctctttctttctctctctctctgtctctcgctgtctctctgaCTTCAAATCCTCTACTTTCTTTTGTGCTCCTCATTCCTGGTCACTAGAGCAaaacagcagagaggagaggaggttgtagtaaatgagagagagagagagagagagagagagagagaaagaaagaaagaaagaagagagagagagagagaaggaataagAAAGAAAAGTGACAGAGGTGTAGTTTTATCTGTCAGTATAGGGCAGTGATTTTTTGGAGCATTATAAGCAACAGCTCGGCCGCAGGTCCCCTGTCCCTCCTCTAAACTGTGACATTGGCTCCCACAGAGCAAGGACGGCAGGCAGCCGCTCTGTTCTCTTCAGCTCCTCCTTACAGATGCATATATTATAACAGTGCCGAGGAGAGCaggggaaaggagaagagaggagaaaggaggagaggaggagaggagaaagaaggagaggagaaagggggagaggaggagaggagaaaggaggagaggagaaagggggaaaggagaggagggggagaaggaggaaagCTGGTGATGGCAGATGCAGCAATGGCGGTTTTAAATAGACATAGAATGTCACCTGTTCCTAGAATACAGTGATTGCATGCCACGCTTGGGTGCGCCGCTGAATGCTGAATAATTATTTGGGCCAGGCAGCATGCTTGAATTCAACCCCACCTGGAAACCAGTCAAGACTCAAAAAACTCAGGGACTCAAAAGtttatgcaaacaaacaaacctacAGCACCAGCTCACAGACCCTTCGCACGTTTAACTGGGGACAGCTAAGTCAGGATCAGTGGGTGGAATAATTACTGACCACACAGATAAATGTGAAAATGATGGTGCAAACAGACCTGCGGAAACGTTATCCTGTGGTGGACCGTCTGCCGTTATTAGCATTGACTTCCAgtcagagagagcagaggatgaCAAACACCACAAAACAGCCCCCCTGGCTAGATGTGTTCATATCATGCTGTCCATTACTTGTCAATCACCCACTGTGATGCTTCCATTTGACAGTAGTGGAGCGTGACAtaatacacacatccacacacatccgGAGGGGATGGGACGCCCACTTTTACTTTTAGATTTGACAGCAACTCTTGTGTGGAGAACGGAATGCCTGAGTCAGTTCTGCAAATACACAAAGAAGGTTCCGGTAGGGCCCTTCGCCAAAAACATCAGGATCCAACAATTTCAGGGGACGTCATTCGACCGTACAAAGAgtctttttctcttttattttcAGTGGAGGGGCTGCATAGACATCAAAGGCATTtccatttatttgtttgtatagAAGCGGCCGACAcatgaataaacacatttgcatcatcaaagactgtggGTGCTCCAACATTATTGGTGAGGGCTGAGGTGCATTTATACGTCAGCCTCCAACAACAACATAACCTCCCAATATCCCATTCCCCCGTCTTTTCAGAGCTTTGCGAAGAGGCAAGACATCAATGATTCAAGCAAAGCAGCCCATACTGCAAAAATATCCCAGAGGGAAACGTCCTCGCATAAGTATGGTTTAAAGTAAATGGCAATTAATAGCAGTTTAGAACTCAGCACTACATCACATAACTGCAGCATGTACTGGCATCATAATGTATTTTAGCAGTCAGGTGCAGGTATTTCAGCGTGAAATCTGTCACTCATTATGTAATGGTGGTTAATGGCGCATCCAACCTGTCATTGCAGACTTCCCCCCTCAGAGAAACCCCCAGAAATAACCATCatcctggaggagagagagcagtgcgAGACGCGGCATTGGGAATCTAATGAGAAGACCATACTgagctaaacacatacaaaaaggcTAAATGTAGCTCCTCTAATTATCTTCCTACACTGGTTAAGTTGGACTCTTGCAAGTATACTGTACATTTCGCGATTTTGTTTTTGAGGATTTCAAACATGAATTCATAGCCTCGAGTGAAAAAGGCACATATGTTCCAAGCCAAGGCATAATAAGCACCGCAATTCAaagaataaattattataagaAATGATGATCATTTCAGTATTTCCACTCTCTGCAAGTCAGAGTGCTTTCTATTCAGCCTTGCTTCATCAACGTCACCATACTACCGCCTGAAGTCATGGTCCAAGATGAAGCACAATAACTACACTAGTACAAAGATGGATTATTCAAACATATTAGTATAGTTACTCTGCCGCTGGCAATCTGCATGCTTCATCATTAGATTAATGTCGACATTGTGTTCTCGTAAAAGAAGCTCTTAATGCTGACTACAGCAACCAATATCGATCAGCAAGCCACTCAACCCAGTGTGTTGGCTCATGTGAACAGATGctcacaaaacaaagcaaacaaatATTTATGCCTGGGGTCAATGCTGCTTTTTTTATGTGTGCTAATGAGCTGAAAAATGTGTTGCAACGTTACTGATAGACATCCCTTCCAGAGATCCATTAAGACAGACAAAGAGTTTAACATAAGGCTCTGCGTGGATCCATATCCATCCCTGGACAGTAGGGCTAAATAGGATTATATAAAGTAACAATAGGCCCCTGGTCATCAGAAgtgttacagagagagagtgtgtgtgcgcgtgtgtgtgcacgcatgcctgtgtgtgtgtgtgtgtgtgtgtgtgtgtgtgtgagcaggctgGAGAGAAAGACCTCACAACCAGGGCAGCTAGAGAGTGCGCCTGAGCTAAGCCTTACCGTCGAGCTCCTCCACGGAGATGCTGGCGAGCTGGTCACTGTCACTCCTCTCCGACAGAGACCGGCTCAAGTAGTTCCCCTTGTACAGCAGGCCTGCCGTCACATGGTGGAACGGCATCTTCTCTCTGGGACACAGGCAGAGGAAGTGGGAATTAGGTTAAAACCATCAGGAACTCCTAGCTACCCCGGCACTAACTAAATGTACCCATAGGTTGTTAACATTACAATGACTTTGCCTTGCTGTGTAAATTGTAAGGCACACAACATCGAAATGATCCACTAATTTGTGTAATATGTTCACAAGCTGTTCATAA is from Alosa alosa isolate M-15738 ecotype Scorff River chromosome 15, AALO_Geno_1.1, whole genome shotgun sequence and encodes:
- the caln1 gene encoding calcium-binding protein 8 isoform X2; this encodes MPFHHVTAGLLYKGNYLSRSLSERSDSDQLASISVEELDEIREAFKVLDRDGNGFISKQELGMAMRSLGYMPSEVELAIIMQRLDMDGDGQVDFDEFMTILGPKLLSSETRESFLGHTIDSIFWQFDMQRITLEELKHILFHAFRDHLTMKDIENIIINEEESLNENSGNCQTEFEGVHSKKNNRQTCVRKSLICAFAMAFIISVMLIAANQMLRNGME